In Camelina sativa cultivar DH55 chromosome 17, Cs, whole genome shotgun sequence, the genomic stretch CCATCTATTATCATTCTTATTTGCACCATTGTATGGATAAGTTGTGATAGCTGTTTAAGAAGGGTGAATGCTTTGTTTTGATTATCAGAATGGTGAATGCTTTGTTTATCTGATTCTCTACTTGTCTTATAGAAAACCTTAATGTTGATTCTACTCATCCATAAGTCTCAGATATTTGAGTTTGAGCTAAAATGTCTTTATTCTATCTGTCAATGTTTTGGATTCGTGAATATCTTTCTTTACTTTACCACAAAAGCACCTTAGTATTGTGGATACACATGATTACAGGGAATATGGATGGGAATGCTAACCGGAACAGTTCTTCAGACATGTGTACTGCTTTTGATGGGAAGGCGAAATAGATAGAGGAGAAGAGACGGAAGATATCGCAAGTTTGTCTCAATCCTTATAAGTTTTAATGTTAgcttttttggataaaacttGGCAGCATAGTACAATTACTTGTATGATATGTAAGACTTGTTTAAATTAATGttatgtatgttgatgatatttatgaaataatgttttttatatcAATCCATTTAAATAAGTCTGCAAAATTGggatcaaatatataaattataaaaattaaattaaaatttaaatttttccatatagcaaaataaaaatgctatgACATAATATAAAATGGTAGAAAATATGTGTTACGgaaaactatattatatcatttgATTAGTGCTATAAAAGAATGATATATAATAGCACATGTCAAAAACGCTATAATAGAGGTGACACCTAAGATAGCTGCCGATAAGATAGTATTTATGAAAACGCTATTAAACACGTACGATAGCATTTATCGTGTGCTATGAatattgatttttcttgtagtggaacAAACCGTATTTAGCTGGTTCTTGGAAAAACGGTATAAGGAGTTCTAGTAGTCGGCGTAAATGATGTTTTACATGTGGATAGATTCTGGAGTCGTTTGAGTTCTGTCTTAAGCTTTTCGTTGTGGTGCTCGGCAAATTCATTGAGCCATGGATACACCCTATGAAAGGGTCGTGTTCTACTTTAGCGGTTTGATATAGAGTAAGATACACCGTGGAACATCAACATCCTATTGGGtagttttttgtattaaatttattaaatttattatacttTTAAGGTGGAGGGcatatgtaaatatttgttaCCACAATTGAAGCTGAAATAACTTTAATAACTAGAGGAACAAGCTTTTTGATTTCATTGATACTTTTTCTTTCGAAGAATGGGTAATTATAGTCGTTCCCTCCAATCTCTCCCATGTTCCCTCCAATCTCTCCCATGAGTATAAGCAAATTTCCAAATATCACTTTGCAATCTAAtcaaccgaaaaaaaaaaaattatagaagcGAGTTCAATGGATCATAGACTTGGAAGAGAAGAAGGCTAAGTTTTTTACCATGAGTTGAAGAGGCGCAGAGTTTAGGTAAGACCTGCTTGGTCGACAGATTGTTGTACATATGTAACATATCCATATGAATTGGATAATGGtggttgttgctgctgcttaaGAGAAATAAAAACGAATTCAGTTATCAAACCATGTTGATAGTTTAGTGATAGCATATAGTTTTATGTATGTCTCATAATAAATTGTAtcttaagagaaaaaaagattaattaaaataatggaTAATTGGAAGaaacaatatatgtatatgaaatatataacttaCCATTGTAGAAGCATCTGGCTCTTGAAAAGAATACATCATGTTTGGATTTAGTAAATCTTGGTGATCAGATTGTTGTAAGGTTCCATGGGAATTCGATAATGCCAGTTTTTGCTGCTGCTTATGCAAAATAAAACAGATTAAGTTATTACTTATTAATATATTACCAttgaatgtaaaaaaatatataataataataatttagatCCAAACATGATGTATTCTTTTGTATTCTATACTTAAGCATAATATAGAATACATCATGAATGAGCTGCTAACGGTTTAATATAGAAGCACATTGATTGTTTAGCTCatgaatgtaaaaaaataaataataatatataattgaaagaattactcaaatgttattcaaaagttggtttattacccatatctataaatcttctaaatattacTCAAATATTTAGTGCTTTGgttgtaattacaatttaccttttggatttagtttttcgattttgagtataaaaataaaaaaaacatacacatcagcaaattaaaatacacgtCATTTACGATTATACACGTAACTAAacagtttttttccaaaatcgaTAATTGTTTTTTCCTGTTTATGTCAAAAGGGAAAACAAACAGTCTACACTGTTCATAACCNccaaaaaaaaaaaaaaaaaaaaaatctctctcgTTTTCTCTCGCCGTCTCTCGTCGCCGAACCCTAGTTACTATGATTCTTCATCGATCGTTAGATATGGCGGAAACGGCGATGATGGTAAGAAGCAGCAACTTCTTCTAAGCGTTACAGTGAAAGCAGTGGAAGACAAAGGTAATAATGGAGGTGGAAGTATGAGTTTCTCTGGTCAAAGCTGGTATCCCAGTTCCGAGATTGAAGTTCCTTCAGACCAAAGACCCGTAAGCAaatcacttttgtttttctttgttttgtctgaTTCTAAAGTGCAATGATGAGAATTTTGAGTGTGTAAAATTTAATACCTGTATTTTTTGGTGTGTAAAGGTGAATGAGTATTCGTCTTTAAAGAAAGGAATGTTATATTCATGGGGAGAATTGGGTCCAAGGGAGTTCTTTATTCGTCTCGGTGGTCTTTGGTTGGTCACTTTCACTGTTCTTGGAGTTCCTATTGCAGCTGTTAGCTTTAATCCTTCCAGAGTGAGCTTTTTGAAACAGAGCCTGCCTCCTGCCacaagattttgttttagtacagattataaaatatattcttttatgttGCAGGAGCCTTTGAGATTTGCTCTAGCTGCGGGTACTGGAACGTTATTCCTGGTTTCGTTGATTGTCTTGAGAATATACCTGGTATTGAActtgctctgcttcttctttacCTGTGAAAGCTTGattggtttgatttgtttttcacTTTTGGGTATATTATCTTAGGGATGAAGCTACGTTGGAGATAGACTACTTTCTGCAGTTATACCATATGAAGAGAGTGGATGGTATGATGGACAAATGTGGGTCAAACCACCAGAGGTTAGTACCTACTTAAAATTCCTTTCTTTTTGCTAATCTACATGATGACACATAGAAACACAATCTAACTGCTACCAAGTTTTCATAGTTGTAGTAATTTTGGTTGTGGCTTAATTTGAAAACCTCTGATTTTTATAGTTCTCCATAATTAGATTTTTGTGGATATTCCTTAGTACGTAGTTAGTATTAAGTGTCAAAGCAAAATCTATTCCAAAACATTGGCAAAAGCTTGTAGATGGATCTATGCACTGCCAAGTGCCAAGTTTTCACCCGTTCCGGAACTCTATGCATATGTATTTGACATTAACTAAGCAACTGATGAATTACTGTGAGTTTAAGAAATAGTTGTTCTCTATGAGCATTTTGACCATTGGTGATACAGGAAGTGCTTTTATTCTTTATCAATTGGGTTTTTGGAGAAGCAATATGAGCTGTGTGATtggattgattttatttaaactagttgtgttcttctcttttgtgaGCTTCGTGTCGTTTCATATTCTCAGTTAGTTACTGTATAGTCATCGGTTTGGCTCTGTGTCAGCTGAGGTTTCTTCAAATGCAGGTGAGTTTAATTTCGGATTTCTAGCTTATTATATTTGAGTTCTGGTGCCACTCTGTTCGATAAAACTTTTGGGGACACCAAGTGTTTGTGGAAATGCGTCTGAGAGCATCCGTTTTTAATTGctcatttgtttttctttcaggCTTTGGTTTTTATGTTGATGAACATGGAAACATGGTGAAGAAGTCTCAAGTAGTAATCCCTAATTGCATTTCTCTAATCTGAATCAATCAACAATTAGCGGTCCATTactcattctcttttctttcttttcttttctttctttttttgtcatctttagactttaaatgtaaaatattgatttgtctatttttaaagttatgcctgatttacggttaagttacggctgagttatatatttcatatggTTGAGTTATGAATTACGGAGTTATGAGATATTTGTacgtatttttctttcttttctaggTCTTTTGTTCCGTCagatttctaataaattatttaatcaaaacGTTTCTCGatatcacaaaaagtgttgttggggaatcgcaaaaaatcactaattctgtgcTTGCTCAGATCCacatataataaatacataaagttagattttttcacaatatattattcaaattaattaaaaattttgaatttgaattgcgaataaaagaaatcaaaggatTTCTCAAAAggatttctcaaacaattgactgatatggctgagttatcgacataaacggctgacttatgaaatatttgtaaattagaattattataactcaaaattaaaatatagaataaaaatgaatattacaatcattataagcaataaaaagtaataattatatacaaagattgatttttacacagtctgatcaaaatgtgtaaaacattcaaaacatgagatttaggggttagggttagggttagaggTGTacggttcatatttccaacattatgggttttaatataacagtttggttttggttatattgtgattggtttaaggtggtaatttggatatactaatatgataaccattttaaatttaaaaatttttgaaattacttttcggttatttccggttatggatcggttagatgaatatataaccataaataatccaaatgttatctaaattaggtcgattaacttaatataaccgatagcaagccgaatataaccgtaattaaccgaaaataatggaaaaaatagtttccggtttggttcggtttggtcggttatttagtcattctaatttgagggttagctgagttatagtaaagttatggctgagatATGCAacagatatattaatttattatataccttctcaaaaatacaaaatgtgTTGTTGGGAGacacaaataataattatgtttattgttaagaaccacacacgtaataaatgagattttagttattttttatttaaaaggaattcaaaatttgaatatgaattttttaattttttttaataaaagtatttctcaaacatttgactgatatgactgagttatcgacataaacagctgacttatgaaatatttgtaaattagaattattataactcaaaattaaaatatacaatgaaaaataaatattacaatcattataagcaataaaaagtaataattatagacaaagattgatttttacacaatCTGatgaaaatatgtaaaacattcaaaacatgacatttaagggttagggttagggttagggtttgtaTGAACTTCCCTCTTTTGAGCCtttatctttattttccttgtattATCGTAGCTCTAATTTGTATGAACTACCCTCTTTTGAGGATTAAAGTGAATAAAAGttcttttgtccaaaaaaaaagaaaatgagttcaaaaattaatttgcc encodes the following:
- the LOC104757209 gene encoding uncharacterized protein ycf36-like: MSFSGQSWYPSSEIEVPSDQRPVNEYSSLKKGMLYSWGELGPREFFIRLGGLWLVTFTVLGVPIAAVSFNPSREPLRFALAAGTGTLFLVSLIVLRIYLG